The Constrictibacter sp. MBR-5 genomic interval CCGCCGCGACCCCGACGGCCGGCAGTGGCCGGGGGTCGAGGGTATCGAGCCCGTCGTGGCGCGCCTGCAGGCCGAGGAGGCGAAGCTGACGGACCCCGCCGCGCCGCTGTTCGCCTGGGGGTTCGATCCGATCTATTTCGGCGGCCGGCGGATGGAGGCGGCAGATCTCGACCGGGTGTCGTCGACACGGCCGGTCGTGGTCCTCCACTCCAACGGCCACCTGATGAACGTGAACTCGGTCGTGCTCGACCGCGCCGGCATCGACGCCCGCACCAACATCGAGGGCGTGGCGAAGGGCGCCGACGGCAAGCCGACCGGGGAACTGGCCGAGATGGCCGCCCGCTTCATGGCGTTCCGCGTCACCGGCAACCCGTTCGGCACCGGCATGACCAGCGCCGTGCTGCGCCGGTTCGGCCAGTCGGCGTGCTTCGTCGGCGTGACGACGGCGACCGACCTGCACGCGCTGCTCGACGACGCGACCGTCGAGACCTACCGCGTCGCCACCGGCGATCCGGCCTTCCCGATGCGGCTCGTCCCGGCCTTCGCCGCGATCTCCGCCCCTGCGGCCGAGGGCATCGCCAAGGTGAAGCGCCTGCAGCGCACGAGCACCGACAAGCTGCGCTACGGCCTGGTGAAGGTGATGAGCGACGGCTCGATCCAGGGCTTCAGCGGCCGGCTGAAATGGCCCGGCTACTATAACGGCCATGCCAACGGCGTCTGGAACGCGCCGCCGTCGCAGCTCATGGAACTGGTGCAGGCCTATCACGAGGCCGGCCTGCACATTCACATCCACACCAACGGCGACGAAGCGTCCGAGCTGATGATCGACGCCATCGAACTGGCGCTGCAGAAGGTGCCGCGGGCCGACCATCGCCATACGTTGCAGCATTGCCAGATGGCGGACGAGGCGCAGTTCCGCCGCATGGCGAAGCTCGGCATCTGCGTGAACCTGTTCGCCAACCACCTCTATTACTGGGGCGATCAGCATGCGGCGATCACCATGGGCCCCGACCGCGCGGCGCGCCTGGACGCCACCGGCACGGCGCATCGCCTCGGCGTCAACTACGCCATCCATTCCGACGCGCCGGTCACCCCCCTCGCCCCGCTCTTCACCGCGTGGTGCGCCGTGAACCGGCGGACGATGAGCGGCAGGGTCCTCGGCCCGGACGAGTGCCTGACCGTCGACCAGGCGCTGCGCGCGATTACGATCGGCGCCGCCTATACGCTGAAGATGGACCACCTCGTCGGCAGCATCGAGAGCGGCAAGTTCGCCGACTTCGCCGTGCTGGAGGACGATCCGCTGTCGGTGCCGCCCGACGCGCTCAAGGACGTGCCGGTCTGGGGCACCGTGCTGTCCGGCGTGCCGT includes:
- a CDS encoding amidohydrolase — translated: MAADIRVLKARKIITMNSYRPVATHVAIREGRILGVGSLEDVAGWGPYDLDETFADKVLMPGFVEGHSHASEGRFWEYTYVGFQGRRDPDGRQWPGVEGIEPVVARLQAEEAKLTDPAAPLFAWGFDPIYFGGRRMEAADLDRVSSTRPVVVLHSNGHLMNVNSVVLDRAGIDARTNIEGVAKGADGKPTGELAEMAARFMAFRVTGNPFGTGMTSAVLRRFGQSACFVGVTTATDLHALLDDATVETYRVATGDPAFPMRLVPAFAAISAPAAEGIAKVKRLQRTSTDKLRYGLVKVMSDGSIQGFSGRLKWPGYYNGHANGVWNAPPSQLMELVQAYHEAGLHIHIHTNGDEASELMIDAIELALQKVPRADHRHTLQHCQMADEAQFRRMAKLGICVNLFANHLYYWGDQHAAITMGPDRAARLDATGTAHRLGVNYAIHSDAPVTPLAPLFTAWCAVNRRTMSGRVLGPDECLTVDQALRAITIGAAYTLKMDHLVGSIESGKFADFAVLEDDPLSVPPDALKDVPVWGTVLSGVPFQAPPTVS